The following are encoded together in the Thermosipho japonicus genome:
- the rpsB gene encoding 30S ribosomal protein S2, giving the protein MAVLTMKQLLEAGVHFGHRTQRWNPKMKEYIFGARKGIYIIDLQKTSKLLDEAYNFVRDKAGEGGTILFVGTKKQAQQVIKQEAERCGAFYVNHRWLGGLLTNFETIRKRIDKLIELEEMEANGEFDHLPKKEQSRLRRILEKLRKNLGGLKNMTSLPDVIYIVDPRKERNAVYEANLLKIPTVAIVDTNCDPDEIDYIIPGNDDAIRAIQLITSKIADAYLEGREGLSYGSEETEENNQKEDNEEIFEIEDVDESEEM; this is encoded by the coding sequence GTGGCAGTACTTACAATGAAACAACTTTTAGAAGCAGGTGTTCACTTTGGTCACAGAACTCAAAGATGGAATCCAAAAATGAAAGAGTACATATTTGGTGCTAGAAAAGGTATTTACATAATCGATCTTCAAAAAACTTCCAAACTTCTTGATGAAGCATATAACTTTGTAAGAGATAAAGCAGGTGAAGGAGGAACAATCCTCTTTGTCGGGACAAAAAAACAAGCTCAACAAGTTATTAAACAAGAGGCAGAAAGATGCGGTGCATTTTATGTAAACCACAGATGGCTCGGTGGACTCTTAACAAATTTCGAAACAATTCGTAAAAGAATTGACAAATTAATTGAACTTGAAGAAATGGAAGCAAATGGAGAATTTGATCATTTACCAAAAAAAGAACAAAGTAGATTAAGAAGAATTCTCGAAAAACTCAGAAAAAACCTTGGTGGTTTAAAAAATATGACAAGTCTTCCAGACGTTATTTATATTGTTGACCCAAGAAAAGAAAGAAACGCAGTTTACGAAGCAAATCTTTTAAAAATTCCAACCGTTGCTATCGTAGATACTAACTGTGACCCTGATGAAATTGATTATATAATTCCAGGAAATGATGATGCAATTAGGGCAATCCAACTCATCACTTCAAAAATCGCAGATGCATATCTTGAAGGAAGAGAAGGACTTTCCTACGGCAGTGAAGAGACTGAAGAAAATAACCAAAAAGAAGATAATGAGGAAATATTTGAAATTGAAGATGTAGATGAAAGTGAAGAAATGTAA
- the rplT gene encoding 50S ribosomal protein L20, translating into MRVKNAVNAKKKRRKILKAVKGYHGALSRRYRLAKQAYIKAKKHAYVGRKLKKRDFRKLWITRINIAARNEGLKYNELIHGLKLAGVAINRKMLSELAVNDPESFKEYVNIAKQAIGK; encoded by the coding sequence ATGCGTGTAAAAAATGCAGTAAACGCTAAGAAAAAAAGAAGAAAAATACTAAAGGCAGTTAAAGGATACCATGGAGCTTTAAGTAGAAGATATAGGCTTGCAAAACAAGCATATATCAAAGCGAAAAAACATGCATATGTTGGTAGAAAATTAAAGAAAAGAGACTTTAGAAAACTATGGATTACCAGAATAAATATTGCTGCTAGAAATGAAGGATTAAAATATAATGAATTAATTCACGGGTTAAAATTAGCTGGAGTAGCAATTAATAGGAAAATGTTATCTGAACTTGCTGTAAATGACCCAGAGTCATTTAAAGAATACGTAAATATCGCAAAACAAGCAATCGGAAAATAA
- a CDS encoding RluA family pseudouridine synthase encodes MIVTEENYYSRLDKFLRKKLLNLPLSAIYKLIRTGKIKVNGKKVKNPSYKIEIGDEITIEEDISKYNREINNKVVPIKMDLDIVYEDNDILIINKPAGIPIHPGKGTHIATLIEGLMYYGQEKNFTPHLVHRLDKHTSGILIIAKNTQSARELGDIIASRNIKKEYIALCKGKLSKEGKIDIPLENKQALTTFKTQKVYKTHLGEFSLLNVNIKTGRKHQIRKHLSLINHPIIGDDVYGDKKLNREFKREYGLKRYFLHCHSMEFYFKNKHIAASAPLSRDLKNVLKNLEKGE; translated from the coding sequence ATGATAGTAACCGAAGAAAATTACTACTCAAGATTAGACAAATTTTTAAGAAAAAAACTTTTAAATTTACCTTTGAGTGCAATCTATAAATTAATCAGAACCGGAAAAATAAAAGTAAACGGAAAAAAAGTAAAAAATCCTTCATACAAGATAGAAATAGGTGATGAAATTACTATTGAAGAGGATATATCAAAATACAATAGGGAAATCAACAACAAAGTGGTTCCAATAAAAATGGACCTTGATATTGTATATGAAGATAATGATATTCTAATAATAAATAAACCAGCAGGTATTCCAATACATCCTGGCAAAGGAACACATATCGCAACATTAATCGAAGGATTAATGTACTATGGTCAAGAAAAAAATTTCACACCACACCTTGTCCATAGATTAGATAAACATACATCCGGTATATTAATAATTGCAAAAAACACCCAAAGTGCAAGAGAATTAGGAGATATAATTGCCAGCCGTAACATAAAAAAAGAATATATCGCTCTTTGCAAAGGTAAATTATCAAAAGAAGGAAAAATTGATATACCTCTTGAAAACAAACAAGCTTTAACTACATTTAAAACACAAAAAGTATATAAAACACATTTGGGAGAGTTTTCTCTTTTAAATGTAAATATTAAAACAGGAAGAAAACATCAAATAAGGAAACATTTAAGTCTGATAAATCATCCAATAATAGGAGATGACGTCTATGGTGATAAAAAGCTCAATCGTGAATTTAAAAGAGAATATGGCTTAAAAAGATATTTTTTACATTGTCACTCCATGGAATTTTACTTTAAAAATAAGCATATAGCAGCCTCTGCTCCGCTTTCAAGAGACTTAAAAAATGTATTAAAAAATCTCGAAAAGGGTGAATAG
- the fliP gene encoding flagellar type III secretion system pore protein FliP (The bacterial flagellar biogenesis protein FliP forms a type III secretion system (T3SS)-type pore required for flagellar assembly.) codes for MKRLFVLLFLVIVFVSFAQDEVPLPNISIQLSPPQQPRDLVNTLEILLLLTVLSLAPSILILFTSFTRIIIVFSFLRNALGTRQTPPNQILIGLALFLTFFIMQPVWNDIYNNAITPYLNSEIGYQELFSRSMGRLRTFMITELKIHHNEDNVFMLADNVGKEINSVEEAPNSVLIPAFVIGELEIGFKMGILLYIPFIVMDMVVASILLSLGMIMIPPVLVSLPFKILLFVLVNGWDMLIGSLIKSFGGG; via the coding sequence GTGAAGCGGCTGTTTGTTTTACTATTTCTTGTAATTGTTTTTGTTTCCTTTGCACAAGATGAAGTTCCACTTCCAAATATTAGTATACAACTGAGCCCACCTCAGCAACCGAGGGATTTAGTTAATACATTAGAAATTCTTTTACTTTTAACCGTATTATCTCTTGCACCTAGTATTTTAATATTATTTACATCGTTTACAAGGATTATAATAGTATTTTCTTTTTTGAGAAATGCTTTAGGAACCAGACAAACGCCTCCGAATCAGATTTTAATAGGTCTTGCATTATTTTTAACATTTTTTATAATGCAGCCAGTTTGGAATGATATTTATAACAATGCAATCACTCCCTATTTGAATTCAGAAATTGGTTACCAAGAGCTGTTTTCTAGAAGTATGGGTAGACTGAGAACATTCATGATAACTGAATTGAAAATTCATCATAACGAAGATAATGTTTTTATGTTAGCTGATAATGTTGGCAAGGAAATAAATTCTGTAGAGGAGGCACCTAATTCTGTTCTTATTCCGGCCTTTGTTATTGGAGAGCTTGAAATAGGTTTTAAAATGGGTATTTTATTGTATATACCCTTTATTGTAATGGACATGGTCGTTGCTAGTATTTTGCTTTCTCTTGGTATGATTATGATCCCTCCAGTATTGGTTTCATTGCCATTTAAAATTCTCTTGTTTGTTCTTGTAAACGGATGGGATATGTTAATTGGTAGTTTGATTAAAAGCTTTGGAGGCGGTTAA
- the pyk gene encoding pyruvate kinase: protein MRKTRIVTTIGPATESEEMLEKLVNSGVNVFRLNSSHDTIEIHRERIRRLKKIREKLNTPFSILIDLSGPKIRTGKLKEEYITLKEGSQLKITTEDLLGDESILSVNYKRFSLEVKSGDRILLNDGAIELTVEKVEDNLVYTKVIRGGKITHHRGVNLPGVDLSISAVTDKDKKFIDLAIEEDLDYIALSFVRKASDVKYAKSLSNGIPVIAKIETAQALDNLEEIISIADGVMVARGDLGVEIPLSQVPIAQKRIIETANRMSKPVITATQMLESMINNMTPTRAEVSDIANAILDGTDAIMLSAETSIGKYPLRAVAVMDEVSKNTEKFLLDYDSIELEWIRNYYISENIEDAISHAVYNLSRDINAKLIITATSTGKTAINIARLRPSVPIMAATPNLSTYYRLSLVWGVIPVMINQTLSTDEMIIEVMRKAKETNLASKGDKVIITAGIPWGRPGTTNTLQVHEII, encoded by the coding sequence ATGAGGAAAACAAGAATAGTAACCACTATAGGACCGGCAACAGAATCTGAAGAAATGCTGGAAAAACTTGTAAATTCTGGTGTAAATGTTTTTAGATTGAACTCATCTCACGACACCATTGAAATTCACAGAGAAAGAATTAGAAGGCTAAAAAAAATCAGAGAAAAATTAAACACACCATTTTCTATCCTTATTGACCTTTCTGGCCCAAAAATTAGAACAGGAAAACTCAAAGAAGAATACATAACACTAAAAGAAGGTTCTCAATTAAAAATAACAACAGAAGATTTATTAGGTGACGAAAGTATATTATCTGTAAATTACAAAAGATTTTCACTTGAAGTAAAAAGTGGTGACAGAATTTTATTAAATGACGGTGCAATAGAACTAACTGTTGAAAAAGTTGAAGATAATTTAGTATACACTAAAGTTATAAGAGGTGGCAAAATAACGCACCATAGAGGTGTTAACCTTCCCGGCGTTGACCTTTCAATTTCTGCTGTCACAGATAAAGATAAAAAATTTATTGACCTTGCCATAGAAGAAGATCTTGACTACATTGCTTTGTCATTTGTAAGAAAAGCTTCAGACGTAAAATACGCAAAGTCATTAAGCAATGGCATTCCAGTAATTGCAAAAATTGAAACGGCTCAAGCGTTGGACAATCTTGAAGAAATAATCTCAATTGCTGATGGTGTTATGGTAGCAAGAGGTGATCTTGGTGTAGAAATTCCACTATCTCAAGTTCCAATCGCTCAAAAAAGAATAATAGAAACAGCAAATAGAATGTCAAAACCTGTTATAACTGCTACTCAAATGCTCGAATCAATGATCAACAATATGACTCCAACAAGGGCAGAAGTATCTGACATAGCAAATGCTATACTAGATGGGACAGATGCTATTATGCTTTCGGCAGAAACCTCGATAGGAAAATACCCACTTAGAGCAGTAGCTGTAATGGATGAAGTATCGAAAAATACTGAAAAATTTCTTTTAGACTACGATTCAATTGAGCTAGAATGGATAAGAAATTACTATATATCAGAAAATATAGAAGATGCTATTTCACATGCTGTATATAACCTCTCAAGAGATATAAATGCAAAGTTAATCATCACTGCAACTAGCACAGGAAAAACTGCAATAAATATTGCTCGCTTAAGACCTTCAGTTCCTATAATGGCTGCTACTCCAAACCTTTCAACCTATTATAGATTAAGTCTAGTATGGGGCGTAATCCCTGTTATGATTAACCAAACACTTTCAACAGACGAAATGATTATAGAAGTAATGAGAAAAGCAAAAGAAACAAATCTTGCTAGCAAAGGCGACAAAGTAATTATAACCGCAGGAATTCCATGGGGAAGACCTGGAACAACAAATACACTCCAAGTACATGAAATAATATAA
- the fliQ gene encoding flagellar biosynthesis protein FliQ has translation MTIEVFLDVFGLGIKTLLTVILPPLLISLIVGLLISIFQAATQINEQTLTFAPRIIVLFLTLLFLGGWMIQQVIDLAREIITKYFSMI, from the coding sequence ATGACTATAGAAGTATTTTTAGATGTATTTGGGCTTGGAATAAAGACCTTATTAACGGTAATTTTACCACCTCTATTAATAAGTTTAATTGTTGGATTATTAATTAGTATATTTCAAGCAGCTACGCAAATAAATGAGCAAACTCTTACGTTTGCCCCAAGAATTATTGTTTTATTTTTAACGTTACTTTTTTTAGGAGGATGGATGATTCAACAGGTAATTGATCTTGCAAGGGAAATTATAACGAAATATTTTTCGATGATTTAG
- the rpsG gene encoding 30S ribosomal protein S7, with protein MRRRRAEVRKVPPDPIYNDVLVSKLINRVMWDGKKSIAQKIVYKAMEYLSEKTKKDPLEALHQAIDNVRPLVEVRPRRVGGATYQVPIEVEEPRKTSLALRWIVEAARSKKGRPMAEKLGEELVNAFNNTGTAIKKKEDVHRMAEANRAFAHFRW; from the coding sequence ATGAGAAGAAGGAGAGCAGAAGTTAGAAAAGTTCCACCTGATCCAATATATAACGATGTATTGGTTTCAAAGCTTATAAATAGAGTAATGTGGGATGGAAAAAAATCAATAGCACAAAAAATTGTATATAAAGCAATGGAGTATTTGTCAGAGAAAACAAAAAAGGATCCGCTTGAAGCTTTACATCAGGCAATTGATAATGTAAGACCACTTGTCGAGGTAAGACCAAGAAGAGTCGGTGGTGCAACTTATCAGGTTCCAATTGAAGTTGAAGAGCCAAGAAAGACTTCTCTCGCTTTAAGATGGATTGTTGAAGCAGCAAGATCAAAAAAAGGTAGACCAATGGCTGAAAAGCTTGGAGAAGAGCTTGTGAACGCATTTAATAATACAGGAACTGCGATTAAGAAGAAAGAAGATGTTCACAGAATGGCTGAAGCAAACAGAGCATTTGCACACTTCAGATGGTAA
- the rpsL gene encoding 30S ribosomal protein S12 codes for MPTINQLVRHGRKVVKEKSKSPALQGHPQKRGVCVRVSTMTPKKPNSALRKIARVRLSNGIEVTAYIPGIGHNLQEHSVVLVRGGRVKDLPGIRYKIIRGALDAAGVENRKQSRSKYGAKRPKK; via the coding sequence ATGCCTACAATTAATCAGTTGGTAAGGCACGGTAGAAAGGTTGTTAAGGAAAAATCAAAATCTCCAGCACTTCAAGGACATCCACAAAAAAGAGGAGTTTGTGTCAGAGTTTCTACAATGACACCAAAAAAACCAAACTCAGCTTTGAGAAAAATTGCTAGGGTTAGGTTAAGTAATGGAATAGAAGTTACAGCATATATTCCAGGTATAGGTCATAACTTGCAGGAACACTCAGTTGTTTTGGTAAGAGGTGGAAGGGTTAAAGACTTACCGGGTATTAGGTATAAGATTATTAGAGGAGCATTGGATGCAGCAGGTGTTGAAAATAGAAAACAATCTAGAAGTAAATACGGTGCTAAGAGACCTAAGAAATAA
- the rpmI gene encoding 50S ribosomal protein L35 — protein sequence MAKQKMKTHKSAAKRFRVTKNGKIIRRKAYAWHKTGKKRRSTLRRLKVETEVKACDKDRVLRMLGKK from the coding sequence ATGGCTAAACAAAAGATGAAAACGCATAAGTCAGCCGCAAAGAGATTTAGAGTTACTAAAAATGGAAAAATTATTAGAAGAAAAGCATATGCATGGCACAAGACAGGTAAAAAGAGAAGATCAACACTTAGAAGACTTAAAGTCGAAACAGAAGTAAAAGCTTGCGACAAAGACAGAGTACTTAGAATGCTTGGTAAAAAATAA
- a CDS encoding chemotaxis protein CheW: protein MNVETEFEVLSFNICNQEMSFDVDYVEIVIDKDEITPVPKSKEVIEGVINLRGRIIPVINLRKILGGICSNMDENNFKKIIITKIRDIEMGFLVENVKGVLRTSNSEIDRAFRDVDTYGKKAKGLIKKGERLVVYLDIEEILNEIIGVEEV from the coding sequence ATGAATGTTGAAACCGAATTTGAAGTTTTAAGTTTTAATATTTGTAATCAAGAAATGAGTTTTGATGTTGATTACGTAGAAATTGTTATAGATAAAGATGAAATTACGCCCGTTCCAAAATCAAAAGAAGTTATTGAGGGAGTTATAAATTTAAGGGGAAGAATTATTCCTGTTATCAATTTAAGAAAGATACTTGGTGGAATTTGTTCAAATATGGATGAAAATAACTTTAAAAAGATCATAATCACAAAGATAAGAGATATTGAAATGGGCTTTCTAGTAGAAAATGTAAAAGGAGTACTTAGAACATCAAATTCAGAAATTGATAGGGCCTTTAGAGATGTTGATACTTATGGAAAGAAAGCAAAAGGATTAATAAAAAAAGGTGAAAGACTTGTAGTATACTTAGATATTGAAGAGATATTAAATGAAATAATTGGTGTAGAGGAGGTATAG
- the cheY gene encoding chemotaxis protein CheY, which yields MGKRILIVDDAAFMRMMLKDIVTKAGHEVVGEAANGKEAVEKYKELKPDIVTMDITMPEMNGIDAIKEIKKIDPNATIIVCSAMGQQAMVIEAIQAGAKDFIVKPFQPARVIEAIQKVSG from the coding sequence ATGGGAAAAAGAATTTTGATTGTTGATGATGCAGCTTTCATGAGAATGATGTTAAAGGATATTGTAACGAAAGCAGGTCATGAAGTAGTTGGAGAAGCTGCAAACGGAAAAGAAGCTGTTGAAAAATACAAAGAATTAAAACCTGACATTGTTACAATGGATATTACAATGCCTGAAATGAATGGTATCGATGCTATTAAAGAGATAAAAAAGATAGATCCAAATGCTACTATTATTGTTTGTAGCGCTATGGGACAACAAGCAATGGTTATTGAAGCAATTCAAGCAGGAGCCAAGGATTTTATAGTAAAGCCATTCCAGCCTGCAAGAGTTATTGAAGCGATTCAAAAAGTTTCTGGTTAG
- the tmk gene encoding dTMP kinase, translating into MFIAFEGIDGSGKSTQLNLLSRYLKSKGKKVLNIREPGGTILGEKIRNILLDNDLNINKRSELLLFLASRAQLVEEVIKPHLERGFFVLADRFSDSSIAYQGGARDIGVETVSTLNDFATDNIYPDIVFYIDIPTKIAMERLKEKNLDRLEKEGQIFLEKVRSTYLKLSELRDNFFIIDGTKSIDSVFAEIKSIVETHLQS; encoded by the coding sequence TTGTTTATTGCTTTTGAAGGAATTGATGGATCTGGAAAAAGCACTCAACTTAATCTTCTTTCTCGATACTTAAAATCAAAAGGGAAAAAAGTACTAAATATTAGAGAACCTGGAGGAACTATCCTGGGTGAAAAAATTAGAAACATTCTACTTGATAATGATTTAAATATAAATAAAAGAAGCGAGTTATTATTATTCCTCGCATCAAGAGCGCAATTAGTAGAAGAAGTTATAAAACCCCATCTTGAAAGAGGTTTTTTTGTTTTGGCAGATAGATTCTCTGATTCAAGCATTGCATACCAAGGTGGGGCAAGAGACATTGGAGTAGAAACTGTATCCACATTAAATGATTTTGCAACAGACAACATTTATCCAGATATAGTTTTCTATATAGATATTCCAACAAAAATTGCAATGGAAAGACTTAAAGAGAAAAATCTAGATAGACTTGAAAAGGAAGGGCAAATATTTCTTGAAAAAGTGAGAAGTACGTACTTAAAATTATCAGAACTGAGAGATAATTTCTTTATTATAGATGGAACAAAAAGTATAGACAGTGTTTTTGCTGAAATAAAATCAATTGTAGAAACACATTTACAATCCTAA
- a CDS encoding DUF5693 family protein, which translates to MKIKDILSTLKSKVIFLSIFLIIALIGALLRTNNDLKNMKVDIVFENSSKIEFFDGKNIKNKEAVYIIPKDATNINLEGINLNGKKIGILEFNISETISKEFAKNLSKDMVITVHYIKPEELSKYNEKTLFKRLWRAVVERSIDLIVLPKTPMTESVAKKFKNYFKISDASPYIPNIEFKYFFSTILTLFVLYLFPYAIFLLPTLYFSYEIFISLVSILGTVVIFFKIKDNILKFFSYFTLGILTNLSLYDFEHLNNIKTYWGVKLSLVLLPSILLIQLIIKENKKIKSHLKFLIPLFTIFGIYYIIRSGNFGFVTDFERNIREFIEDLFIIRPRTKELLFYPLAFLIPYLKSDFYKKLSEIFASIAFLSTFNTFCHIRAPLFVNIYRELITLFLTLIIYSIFKIFFERGEYYEENKNSNHYRTGNRI; encoded by the coding sequence ATGAAGATAAAAGATATATTATCAACATTGAAAAGTAAGGTTATTTTTCTTTCGATATTTTTAATCATTGCTTTAATTGGAGCATTATTAAGAACTAACAATGATTTAAAAAATATGAAAGTTGACATTGTTTTTGAAAATTCAAGCAAGATTGAATTTTTTGATGGGAAAAATATTAAAAATAAAGAAGCCGTGTATATTATTCCTAAAGATGCTACCAACATTAATCTGGAAGGTATAAACTTAAACGGAAAAAAAATTGGAATCCTAGAATTTAATATTTCTGAAACTATTTCAAAGGAATTTGCCAAAAATCTTTCAAAAGATATGGTAATAACAGTTCATTATATAAAACCAGAGGAACTTTCAAAATACAATGAAAAAACTTTATTTAAAAGACTTTGGAGAGCAGTTGTCGAAAGAAGTATTGACTTAATAGTTCTTCCAAAAACACCTATGACTGAATCCGTAGCAAAAAAATTCAAAAACTACTTTAAAATTTCTGACGCTTCACCTTATATACCAAATATTGAATTCAAATACTTTTTTTCAACAATTTTAACATTATTCGTTTTATATCTTTTTCCTTACGCAATTTTTCTATTACCAACTTTATATTTTTCTTACGAAATTTTTATTTCATTAGTTAGCATATTAGGAACAGTAGTAATATTTTTTAAAATAAAAGACAATATTTTAAAATTCTTTTCTTATTTCACTTTAGGTATTTTAACAAATCTATCATTGTATGATTTTGAACATTTGAACAATATAAAAACATACTGGGGAGTAAAACTTTCACTGGTGTTATTACCATCAATATTACTAATACAGTTAATAATAAAAGAAAACAAAAAGATAAAATCACATCTTAAGTTTTTAATACCTCTATTTACCATTTTTGGAATATATTATATAATTAGAAGCGGTAATTTTGGATTTGTTACAGACTTTGAAAGAAATATACGTGAGTTTATCGAAGATTTATTCATCATAAGGCCAAGAACAAAAGAATTGTTATTTTATCCTCTTGCATTTTTAATTCCGTATTTAAAGAGTGACTTTTACAAAAAGCTTTCTGAGATATTTGCAAGTATTGCATTTTTATCAACATTTAACACATTTTGTCACATAAGAGCACCTCTATTTGTAAACATTTACCGCGAACTGATAACTTTATTTTTAACGCTTATCATCTATTCAATTTTCAAAATCTTTTTTGAAAGGGGAGAATATTATGAGGAAAACAAGAATAGTAACCACTATAGGACCGGCAACAGAATCTGA
- a CDS encoding flagellar biosynthetic protein FliO yields MVGFAISMLIFVAVMLGTYLVIKNRVPRNVGGHFISVIERKFISRNSYIVVVRIVEEYYVILVTENGGTVLKKLDSIESGEFENSNFKLEFFKNIVKKGDKK; encoded by the coding sequence TTGGTTGGGTTTGCAATATCAATGCTGATTTTCGTAGCTGTAATGTTAGGTACTTATTTGGTTATAAAGAATAGGGTCCCCCGAAATGTAGGGGGACATTTTATCTCTGTTATTGAAAGAAAATTTATTTCTAGAAATAGTTATATAGTTGTAGTAAGAATAGTTGAAGAATATTATGTAATTTTGGTGACTGAAAATGGTGGTACTGTGTTAAAAAAGCTTGATTCAATTGAAAGTGGAGAGTTTGAAAATTCAAATTTCAAACTTGAATTTTTCAAAAATATAGTAAAAAAAGGTGACAAAAAGTGA
- the infC gene encoding translation initiation factor IF-3, protein MKNEEITAPEVRVVNQEGKQLGVMPTQKALELAYSQKLDLILVAPNAKPPVAKIMDYGKYKYELAKREKKAKKNQKIIEVKQMKFRIKIDEHDYQTKLKHIKRFLEAGNKVRVVIMFRGREMAFADKGKEILDRIIKDLQDVASVEKAPKLEGRDMWMMLKPKS, encoded by the coding sequence ATTAAAAACGAAGAAATTACAGCGCCAGAGGTAAGGGTGGTAAATCAAGAAGGAAAACAACTAGGGGTTATGCCAACGCAAAAAGCTTTGGAGCTTGCATATTCTCAAAAATTAGATTTGATTTTGGTTGCCCCAAATGCTAAACCGCCGGTTGCTAAAATTATGGACTATGGAAAGTACAAATACGAACTAGCAAAAAGGGAGAAAAAGGCAAAGAAAAATCAAAAAATTATTGAAGTAAAACAAATGAAATTTCGTATAAAAATAGACGAACATGATTACCAAACAAAGTTAAAGCATATCAAAAGATTCCTTGAAGCGGGAAACAAAGTAAGGGTTGTAATAATGTTTAGAGGTAGAGAAATGGCTTTTGCTGATAAAGGAAAAGAAATTTTAGATAGAATTATTAAAGATTTGCAAGATGTAGCTAGTGTTGAAAAAGCACCAAAACTTGAAGGAAGAGACATGTGGATGATGTTAAAACCAAAAAGTTGA